Proteins encoded within one genomic window of Triticum aestivum cultivar Chinese Spring chromosome 2D, IWGSC CS RefSeq v2.1, whole genome shotgun sequence:
- the LOC123051751 gene encoding 30S ribosomal protein S9, mitochondrial: MLLRRLLHPSHHLRRGLQTLTTTTNAAAAPPTPHPLSAPLPFRRLPARLLSPRLLSTSGGDDDTRRPWAFTQDSGDPDPFADVDPAAAVPGEAPLGSSAVVEGPWSKDFRAEDSDKADVFEEIYKDAAAAAPAVRKAAPAEPWTWDLEGEKDDPFAARKDAAAAAPTARKAAPAEPWTWDLEDEKDDPFAAAVLDVGLEGIADEGAQIEELVDGKEEDAERQRQEDKAREQQLMETLKGPDRAFGDLISASGITEEMIDSLILLKDARGIPGLPPLSEIQDRAIQKMNATSSRAEVERQMQEEIAKARVRQVDEKGRAYGTGKRKCSIARVWIQPGDGKFVVNDKQFDAYFPILDHRADLLRPFTVTKTLGLWDVACTVKGGGVSGQVGAVRLGISRALQNWEPGLRPYLKAAGYLTRDSRVVERKKPGKAKARKSFQWVKR; the protein is encoded by the exons ATgctgctccgccgcctcctccacccctccCACCACCTCCGGCGCGGCCTCCAGACCCTAACCACGACCACCAACGCCGCCGCTGCCCCCCCGACACCGCATCCTCTCTCCGCCCCTCTCCCATTTCGCCGCCTCCCCGCCCGCCTCCTCTCGCCGCGGCTGCTCTCCACCTCCGGCGGCGACGACGACACCCGAAGACCCTGGGCCTTCACGCAGGACTCCGGAGATCCGGACCCCTTCGCCGATgtggaccccgccgccgccgtccccggcGAAGCGCCGCTAGGATCGAGCGCCGTCGTCGAGGGCCCGTGGTCGAAGGACTTCCGCGCGGAGGACAGCGACAAGGCCGACGTGTTCGAGGAGATCTACAAGGATGCGGCCGCGGCAGCGCCTGCCGTGAGGAAGGCGGCCCCGGCCGAGCCGTGGACGTGGGATTTGGAGGGTGAGAAAGACGACCCGTTCGCCGCGAGAAAGGATGCGGCCGCGGCAGCGCCTACCGCGAGAAAGGCGGCCCCGGCCGAGCCGTGGACGTGGGATTTGGAGGACGAGAAAGACGATCCCTTCGCCGCGGCTGTGCTTGATGTGGGGCTAGAGGGGATCGCGGATGAGGGTGCTCAGATCGAGGAGCTTGTTGATGGGAAAGAAGAAGATGCGGAGCGCCAGCGGCAGGAGGACAAGGCGAGGGAGCAGCAGCTGATGGAGACTCTCAAAG GTCCTGATCGTGCATTTGGGGATCTAATTTCTGCCTCTGGGATTACGGAGGAGATGATTGACAGTTTGATCCTCTTGAAGGATGCCAGGGGAATACCAGGATTGCCTCCTCTGAGTGAAATACAAGATAGAGCTATCCAGAAAATGAATGCAACATCAAGCAGGGCAGAAGTAGAACGCCAAATGCAAGAGGAAATTGCCAAGGCACGTGTGAGACAAGTTGATGAGAAAGGAAGGGCTTATGGTACAGGTAAAAGGAAGTGCAGCATTGCCCGTGTTTGGATTCAGCCTGGTGATGGCAAGTTTGTTGTCAATGACAAGCAGTTTGATGCTTACTTCCCAATTCTGGATCATCGAGCTGATCTTCTCCGGCCATTTACTGTGACCAAGACGTTGGGGCTTTGGGATGTAGCTTGTACTGTGAAAGGTGGTGGTGTTTCAG GTCAAGTTGGAGCTGTGCGCCTAGGGATCAGCAGAGCCTTACAGAATTGGGAACCAGGACTACGCCCATATCTCAAAGCAG CTGGATATTTAACCAGAGATTCGCGTGTGGTCGAAAGGAAGAAGCCTGGAAAGGCAAAGGCAAGGAAGAGCTTCCAATGGGTCAAGCGTTAA